From a region of the Methylomonas rapida genome:
- a CDS encoding CbtA family protein, with product MADFRKLVAVSLLAGVLGGLLLSVLQHYQTLPLILAAEQFETPSAEQAHDWQPSYGWQRNGFTWLFNSLTGFGFALLISAAMYWRDQRGYLYGLGWGLAGYWVFFVAPSLGLPPELPGTDSAELHSRQAWWLFTAAVTAGGLFGLFLSRQRWLQIGGVGLLVLPHIIGAPHPEVAHALAPEALQQQFVIGTAINNAVFWLALGALSGMALRKVTFS from the coding sequence ATGGCGGATTTTCGCAAACTGGTCGCAGTCTCGCTGCTGGCCGGCGTATTGGGCGGCTTGTTGCTCAGCGTATTGCAACATTATCAAACCCTGCCGTTGATTTTGGCCGCCGAACAGTTCGAAACGCCATCGGCCGAACAGGCGCATGACTGGCAGCCGAGCTATGGCTGGCAGCGTAACGGCTTTACCTGGCTGTTCAACAGCCTGACCGGCTTCGGCTTTGCCTTGTTGATCAGTGCCGCCATGTACTGGCGCGATCAACGCGGCTATCTGTATGGGCTGGGCTGGGGTTTGGCCGGTTACTGGGTGTTTTTTGTCGCGCCGTCATTGGGACTGCCGCCAGAACTGCCCGGTACCGACAGCGCCGAGTTGCATAGCCGTCAGGCCTGGTGGCTGTTTACCGCAGCGGTGACGGCAGGAGGTTTGTTTGGCCTGTTTTTGAGCAGACAGCGCTGGCTGCAAATCGGTGGCGTCGGTTTGCTGGTATTACCGCATATCATCGGAGCGCCCCATCCGGAAGTTGCCCACGCCTTGGCTCCCGAAGCATTACAACAGCAATTCGTCATTGGTACGGCCATCAACAACG
- a CDS encoding recombinase family protein, whose translation MQTNTTSTTTPLHRIGYARVSSIGQNLDSQIDALQKAGCGKIFSDKMTGSHMDRPGWDQLLEYARPGDTLVVSELSRMTRSLMDLLTTAKVLEQRQINLVSLRENIDTTTATGRCFLSMMGAIHQMERELRAERAAAGRSSAKARGKTGGRPKTDPEKLENARILYENSDKTAAEVCEITGVGRRKFFSYVAEKRNGSGKT comes from the coding sequence ATGCAAACCAATACTACCTCTACCACCACGCCACTTCATCGAATCGGCTATGCCCGAGTCAGCAGTATCGGCCAAAATCTGGATTCTCAAATTGATGCGCTGCAAAAAGCGGGGTGCGGCAAAATATTTTCCGACAAGATGACCGGCTCGCACATGGATCGACCTGGCTGGGATCAGCTTTTAGAATATGCTCGCCCTGGCGATACCTTGGTTGTCAGCGAATTAAGCCGCATGACGCGCTCTTTGATGGATTTACTGACAACGGCAAAGGTGCTGGAACAGCGGCAAATTAATTTAGTGTCATTGCGCGAAAATATCGATACCACCACGGCGACTGGCCGTTGTTTCTTGTCGATGATGGGCGCTATTCACCAAATGGAGCGGGAACTTCGCGCAGAGCGGGCGGCAGCGGGACGTTCATCCGCTAAAGCGCGGGGCAAAACGGGTGGAAGACCTAAAACTGACCCAGAAAAATTGGAGAATGCCAGAATCCTCTATGAAAACTCGGACAAAACTGCCGCCGAGGTTTGTGAGATTACCGGCGTAGGGAGACGAAAATTCTTCTCCTACGTGGCCGAGAAACGGAATGGCTCTGGTAAAACGTAA
- a CDS encoding CbtB domain-containing protein: MKTLTASTAIVSSKLLPGLSAIVLGLSVVLGLGFLQDANNTLHNAVHDGRHSAAFPCH; this comes from the coding sequence ATGAAAACGCTCACTGCCTCAACTGCCATCGTTTCCTCCAAACTCCTGCCCGGCCTGAGTGCCATTGTATTGGGCCTGAGCGTCGTTTTGGGTCTGGGTTTCTTGCAGGACGCCAATAACACACTGCACAACGCCGTCCACGACGGCCGTCATAGCGCAGCCTTTCCTTGCCATTGA